One Ignavibacterium sp. DNA segment encodes these proteins:
- a CDS encoding MFS transporter, which translates to MIAASDNPPSKLILWITTLASFMTAFMGSSINIALPVIGEEFNANALLLSWLSTAYIVTTAALLLPVGKLTDIYGRTKFFKWGIILFTSGSILSAVSFSTIMLLVFRVMQGIGSSFIFSCSTAILVSVFPLSQRGRVLGINTSAVYTGLSSGPFLGGLITQNVSWRGIFYLNALLGVCLIVINAIYLKHEWQKFEDNKYDYRGAAIYILSIILLMISVSFFPKPAGYFLLAVSIFSFVVLYTVESKTAYPIFNILLFRSNKTFTMSNTAALINYSATFAISFLMSFYLQSVKMLNPEDAGIILITQPVMQALFSPISGKLSDKTEPGYVASVGMGLLTFGLIIFCFLTKETSYFIIVGNLAMMGFGFALFSSPNVNAIMSSVESEYYGVASSTLASMRMIGQMFSMGIVIIIISVFIGSEKISAANQDAFLISLRTAFIFFSVLCFLGIFASLARGKIHK; encoded by the coding sequence ATGATAGCAGCTTCCGACAACCCGCCTTCCAAGCTTATTTTGTGGATCACCACACTTGCTTCGTTTATGACTGCATTCATGGGTTCTTCTATAAATATTGCCCTGCCGGTTATTGGCGAAGAGTTTAATGCAAATGCTTTACTTCTCAGCTGGCTATCAACTGCATATATTGTAACAACCGCGGCATTGTTACTGCCTGTTGGTAAACTGACAGATATTTACGGCAGAACAAAATTTTTTAAATGGGGTATTATTCTCTTTACATCAGGCTCAATATTAAGTGCAGTTTCTTTTAGCACAATAATGCTTCTTGTATTCAGGGTTATGCAAGGTATTGGATCATCATTTATTTTCAGTTGTTCAACTGCAATTCTTGTTAGTGTTTTTCCATTATCACAACGCGGCAGGGTGCTCGGAATAAATACCTCTGCGGTTTATACCGGACTTTCATCCGGACCGTTTCTTGGCGGTTTGATAACACAAAATGTAAGCTGGCGCGGAATTTTTTATTTAAACGCTTTGCTGGGTGTCTGCCTTATTGTTATCAATGCAATTTATCTTAAACATGAGTGGCAGAAATTTGAAGATAACAAATATGATTACAGGGGCGCAGCTATTTATATTCTCTCAATCATTTTATTAATGATATCTGTTTCATTCTTTCCTAAGCCTGCTGGATATTTTCTGTTAGCAGTTTCCATTTTTTCTTTTGTAGTATTATACACTGTTGAATCAAAAACTGCATATCCTATTTTTAATATACTTCTGTTTCGCAGCAACAAAACATTTACAATGTCTAATACAGCAGCTTTAATAAATTACAGTGCAACTTTTGCAATTAGTTTTTTAATGAGCTTTTATCTTCAAAGTGTTAAGATGTTAAATCCAGAAGATGCCGGAATTATATTAATTACACAGCCGGTAATGCAGGCATTGTTTTCACCAATATCCGGAAAACTATCAGATAAAACCGAACCGGGATATGTTGCATCGGTTGGAATGGGACTGCTGACATTCGGACTAATTATTTTCTGTTTTCTTACAAAAGAAACAAGTTACTTTATTATCGTTGGTAATCTTGCAATGATGGGGTTTGGCTTTGCATTGTTCTCATCACCAAATGTTAATGCAATTATGAGCTCGGTTGAAAGCGAATATTATGGAGTTGCATCATCAACATTAGCATCAATGAGAATGATTGGACAAATGTTTTCGATGGGAATTGTTATAATAATTATATCGGTTTTCATCG
- a CDS encoding sodium:alanine symporter family protein, with translation MGALENVLTQISDILWGYPLIILLFGTHIYLTIRLKIIQRFIGKAIKISLGRSKEGSGDISQFGALTTALAATIGTGNIVGVSTAIAAGGPGAVLWMWLTGVFGISTKYSEALLAVKYRVKMADGSMAGGPMYVLERGLNMKWLAVLFAAFTSVTAFGIGNMVQSNSISTLVFETFNIPMWITGIILTVLTAVVIIGGIKSIATVCERLVPFMAITYLLGCLIILAMNIGGIPNTVMLIFNSAFSGHAVVGGFVGAGMKEAIRFGIARGLFSNESGLGSAPIVAAAAQTKNPVRQALVSSTGTFWDTVAVCAVTGLVIVNSGEWLKGLSGAALTKQAFSDFQIIGPIVLTLGLLTFVFSTILGWSYYGEKAAEYLFGNKVVKPYRYLWVIFVMIGSVMSLNIVWTFADVTNALMAIPNLVSLLLLSGVIVKETKKYLWNGNIEEEGE, from the coding sequence ATGGGAGCTTTAGAAAATGTTCTAACTCAAATTAGTGATATTCTTTGGGGTTATCCGCTTATTATTCTTCTTTTCGGTACACATATTTATTTAACTATAAGATTGAAGATAATTCAAAGGTTTATCGGAAAAGCAATAAAGATTTCTTTGGGCAGAAGTAAAGAGGGAAGCGGGGATATTAGTCAGTTTGGGGCATTAACCACGGCACTTGCAGCAACAATTGGTACAGGAAATATAGTTGGCGTATCGACTGCAATTGCAGCAGGCGGACCTGGTGCTGTTTTATGGATGTGGCTTACAGGTGTCTTTGGAATATCCACAAAATACAGTGAAGCATTGCTCGCAGTTAAATACAGAGTTAAAATGGCGGATGGATCAATGGCTGGCGGTCCTATGTATGTTCTTGAGCGCGGATTGAATATGAAATGGCTTGCTGTTTTGTTTGCTGCTTTCACATCAGTTACTGCTTTTGGAATCGGTAATATGGTGCAGTCCAATTCTATTTCAACTTTAGTGTTTGAAACTTTTAATATACCGATGTGGATAACAGGAATTATTTTAACTGTTTTAACTGCTGTGGTTATTATCGGCGGAATAAAATCTATTGCAACTGTTTGTGAAAGACTTGTTCCTTTTATGGCGATAACCTATTTGCTCGGCTGTTTGATAATTCTTGCAATGAACATTGGAGGAATTCCGAATACAGTTATGCTGATATTTAACAGCGCATTCAGCGGGCATGCTGTTGTTGGTGGATTTGTTGGTGCAGGAATGAAAGAAGCAATAAGATTTGGAATCGCACGCGGGTTGTTTTCAAACGAATCTGGTTTGGGCAGTGCACCTATTGTAGCAGCAGCAGCACAAACTAAGAACCCTGTTAGACAGGCGCTGGTCTCTTCAACCGGTACATTCTGGGATACTGTTGCGGTCTGTGCAGTAACTGGATTAGTAATTGTAAATTCAGGCGAATGGTTGAAAGGACTTTCAGGAGCAGCATTAACCAAACAGGCATTCAGTGATTTTCAGATAATTGGTCCTATTGTTTTAACTTTAGGACTGTTAACCTTCGTCTTCTCAACTATACTTGGCTGGTCTTACTATGGCGAGAAAGCTGCCGAATATCTTTTCGGAAACAAAGTTGTAAAACCTTACAGATATCTTTGGGTGATTTTTGTAATGATTGGCTCTGTGATGTCTTTAAATATAGTGTGGACTTTTGCAGATGTAACTAATGCTTTAATGGCAATACCAAATCTTGTTTCATTATTACTATTAAGCGGAGTAATCGTAAAGGAAACAAAAAAATATTTATGGAACGGAAATATTGAAGAGGAAGGGGAATAA
- a CDS encoding AI-2E family transporter, with translation MTNKTSFDGVTKFFIVVIGLVVIGIVLKELSHICIPLLIAVFLFFVFSPFNNWLTKKKIPMFLIILIDLAITFFMLYGIGRIVVDSFFQFADGLPFYGDKLSSLIRNAAVSLGITDKFFTQFSFDNLIKSLNLQDILSELFSSTFSLLGSVLFVLFFFVFVLSGNKTIYNAIERRYVFKKAYSGFNEIKKDIKQNAESVDGSEPADEPDNRKKLSIQQLEDTFTKITNQIQRYIIAKVGVNLAAGLITTIVLGLIGVDFPIVWGLFVFLFNFIPTIGSAAALIFPVLFTLVQFDSFGAVLLVLLVLIGIQTLAFNVAEPMIIGKRLNLNPLLILLSVLLWGYIWGIVGMLLSVPLTAIIKIIISNSDSPNMEFFEQLMSQEEK, from the coding sequence ATGACAAATAAAACAAGTTTTGATGGAGTAACAAAGTTCTTCATCGTTGTAATTGGTTTAGTTGTAATTGGAATAGTATTAAAAGAGTTAAGTCATATTTGCATCCCTCTTTTAATTGCGGTTTTCCTTTTCTTTGTATTTTCACCTTTCAATAACTGGCTAACCAAAAAAAAGATTCCGATGTTCTTAATTATTCTAATTGATCTTGCCATTACTTTTTTTATGCTTTATGGTATAGGAAGAATTGTAGTTGATTCATTCTTTCAATTTGCTGATGGATTGCCATTCTATGGTGATAAGCTAAGCAGTCTTATCAGAAATGCTGCTGTTTCATTAGGAATTACAGATAAATTCTTTACACAGTTTTCATTCGACAATTTAATTAAGTCGTTAAACTTACAAGATATTTTAAGCGAATTGTTTTCATCTACCTTTTCATTGCTCGGAAGCGTGCTTTTTGTGCTTTTCTTTTTTGTATTTGTTCTTTCAGGAAATAAAACCATCTACAATGCAATTGAACGCAGATATGTTTTTAAAAAAGCCTATTCAGGATTTAATGAGATAAAAAAAGATATTAAACAAAATGCTGAGTCAGTTGATGGTTCAGAACCTGCTGATGAGCCGGATAATCGAAAGAAACTGAGCATTCAGCAGCTTGAGGATACTTTTACCAAAATAACTAATCAAATACAGCGATACATAATCGCAAAAGTGGGAGTTAATCTTGCTGCGGGTTTAATTACTACTATTGTTTTGGGCTTGATAGGGGTTGACTTCCCAATCGTTTGGGGATTATTCGTTTTTCTATTTAATTTCATTCCTACAATTGGCTCTGCTGCTGCATTGATATTTCCTGTTTTATTTACTCTTGTACAGTTTGATTCATTTGGTGCTGTTCTTTTGGTGTTATTGGTGCTGATTGGAATTCAAACACTTGCATTTAATGTTGCTGAACCTATGATTATTGGAAAAAGATTAAACTTAAATCCACTTTTGATTTTACTTTCAGTTCTGCTTTGGGGTTATATCTGGGGAATCGTTGGTATGCTGCTTTCTGTTCCGCTTACTGCAATTATTAAAATTATTATATCAAATTCTGATTCACCAAATATGGAATTCTTTGAGCAGTTGATGAGTCAGGAGGAAAAATAA
- a CDS encoding alpha-amylase family glycosyl hydrolase — protein sequence MVRNILIALIFFYSTVSSQPIYDLIQPVNLLQEQTTKVLISDIFYSDSYNIEFTSNKNIYVEYNASLNEVSFTPKDNFSGIELISFKHNGETYQLPVKLIKTKKYLFTYKPQSGEKQINLFGQFNSWDRQGLPMKDTNGDGVFEVEIPLDPGRYEYKFFIDGKEVVDPANPVKVSNGMGDFNSVRIIEEPAIDKMFLHITGAEKKEDEIVLKFYFENSDRSNFVDDESLVVLFDNKLFPKELIKLNGREISLTVKGKMLIDNHYIRLAVNRMGKHSNIQTVQLHNGVIAGNSDIHTLNDNIIYNLMIDRFCNGDTSNDAPINHDSLFTQANYQGGDLQGLINKLEEGYFEQLGINAFWLSPIVDNTNNAYREFPAPHRWYTGYHGYWPVSSTKVEEHFGDMNLVKKFIDLAHQKKSSVFLDYVAHHVHKEHWMWKDHRDWFGNYNLPNGRLNLRLWDEYRLTTWFEPYMPSFDYVSSFEALEFMTDNAVWWLKVTGADGFRHDAVKHVPNEYWRLLTSKLKREISIPEKKEIYQIGETFGGIDLIASYVNNGQLNAQFNFNLYDAAIPTFLDDNASFKLLDYQMQKSFQVFGYNNLMGNIMDSHDKIRYMAYADGDLAINDGQAIEIGWTNPPQVDNPESYDKLKLHLAYLLTIPGIPIIYYGDEIGMTGAADPDNRRMMRFNDELNEYEKQTLKDVSKLIHIRKEHSALRYGDFLTLQADENIYAYLRSDMNERILVILNKSIYKQDVELKLPAVYKINNAKDIISEKIYEVKNNLISINVTGIKSLVLILE from the coding sequence ATGGTTAGAAATATTTTAATCGCGCTAATTTTCTTTTATTCAACTGTTTCCTCACAGCCAATTTATGATTTGATCCAACCCGTAAATCTATTACAGGAACAAACAACAAAAGTATTGATAAGCGATATTTTTTACTCAGATAGTTATAATATAGAGTTTACTTCCAACAAAAATATTTATGTAGAATATAATGCTTCATTAAATGAAGTCTCATTTACCCCGAAAGATAATTTTTCAGGAATAGAATTGATTTCATTTAAGCATAATGGAGAAACGTATCAGCTGCCTGTAAAACTGATAAAGACTAAAAAATATCTCTTTACATATAAACCCCAATCCGGAGAAAAACAGATCAATCTGTTCGGACAATTCAACAGCTGGGATCGTCAAGGCTTACCAATGAAAGATACAAACGGTGATGGAGTGTTTGAAGTTGAAATACCTCTGGATCCTGGCAGATATGAATATAAATTCTTTATTGATGGAAAAGAAGTTGTTGATCCTGCAAACCCGGTTAAAGTATCAAATGGAATGGGTGATTTTAATTCAGTACGAATAATTGAAGAGCCTGCAATTGATAAAATGTTTCTTCACATCACCGGAGCAGAAAAAAAGGAAGATGAAATTGTCTTAAAATTTTATTTTGAAAACAGCGATAGAAGTAACTTCGTTGATGATGAAAGTCTGGTTGTTCTTTTTGACAATAAATTATTTCCCAAAGAATTGATAAAGCTGAATGGAAGAGAGATCAGTCTAACAGTAAAAGGGAAAATGCTCATAGATAATCATTATATACGGCTTGCTGTTAACAGAATGGGAAAACACAGCAATATACAAACAGTTCAATTGCACAATGGGGTTATTGCCGGAAACTCCGATATTCATACTTTGAATGATAATATAATCTATAATTTAATGATCGATCGTTTTTGTAACGGAGATACATCTAACGATGCTCCAATTAATCACGATTCACTTTTTACCCAAGCTAATTATCAGGGTGGTGACTTGCAGGGATTAATCAACAAACTTGAAGAAGGCTATTTTGAGCAGCTCGGAATAAATGCGTTCTGGCTTTCTCCAATTGTAGATAATACTAATAATGCTTACAGAGAGTTTCCTGCACCGCATCGCTGGTACACTGGTTATCATGGATACTGGCCTGTTTCTTCAACCAAAGTCGAAGAACATTTTGGCGATATGAATCTTGTTAAAAAATTTATTGATCTTGCACATCAAAAAAAATCAAGTGTGTTTTTGGATTATGTTGCTCATCATGTTCACAAAGAGCACTGGATGTGGAAAGATCACCGGGATTGGTTCGGTAATTACAATTTACCTAACGGAAGGTTAAACTTGCGTTTGTGGGATGAATATAGATTAACCACCTGGTTCGAACCTTATATGCCTTCGTTTGATTATGTAAGTTCTTTTGAAGCGCTTGAGTTTATGACAGATAATGCGGTGTGGTGGCTAAAAGTTACCGGCGCTGACGGATTTCGTCACGATGCCGTTAAGCATGTTCCGAATGAATACTGGAGATTATTAACATCAAAACTTAAAAGAGAAATTTCAATCCCTGAGAAAAAAGAAATTTATCAAATTGGTGAAACATTCGGCGGAATTGATCTGATTGCATCTTATGTTAATAACGGACAATTAAACGCACAGTTTAATTTTAATCTTTACGATGCTGCTATTCCTACTTTTTTAGATGATAATGCTTCCTTCAAATTGCTTGATTATCAAATGCAAAAATCATTTCAGGTATTCGGATATAATAATCTGATGGGCAATATAATGGATAGTCATGATAAGATTCGATACATGGCTTATGCTGATGGTGATCTTGCTATAAATGACGGACAGGCAATAGAGATCGGATGGACAAATCCACCGCAGGTTGATAATCCGGAAAGTTATGATAAACTTAAATTACATTTAGCTTACCTGCTGACAATTCCAGGAATTCCAATTATTTATTACGGAGATGAAATCGGAATGACTGGTGCCGCTGATCCTGACAACAGAAGAATGATGAGATTTAATGATGAGCTTAACGAATATGAAAAACAAACTCTCAAAGATGTTAGTAAGCTGATTCACATTAGAAAAGAACATTCTGCTCTGAGATACGGAGATTTTTTAACATTACAGGCTGATGAAAATATCTATGCTTATTTAAGATCGGATATGAATGAAAGAATTTTAGTAATATTAAATAAAAGCATTTACAAACAAGATGTTGAACTGAAATTACCAGCAGTATATAAAATTAATAATGCTAAAGATATTATAAGTGAAAAAATTTATGAGGTAAAAAATAATTTGATTTCAATAAATGTAACTGGAATTAAATCATTAGTCCTGATATTAGAATAA
- a CDS encoding GNAT family N-acetyltransferase gives MDKINYAIERFLDPDEFIEVLKSSTLAERRPVDDEQRITTMCNNANLIVTARLNGLLIGVARSITDFVYCTYLSDLAVNVEYQKMGIGKKLVEETKKATPKAKLILLSAPSVIDYYSKIGMKKHNYCYFIDDISELK, from the coding sequence ATGGATAAAATAAATTATGCAATTGAACGATTTCTTGACCCTGATGAATTTATTGAAGTGCTTAAATCAAGCACTCTTGCCGAGCGAAGACCCGTTGATGATGAGCAAAGAATTACAACAATGTGCAACAATGCAAATTTAATTGTTACCGCAAGATTAAACGGGTTATTAATTGGGGTTGCAAGATCAATTACTGATTTTGTTTACTGCACTTACCTTTCTGATCTTGCAGTTAACGTAGAGTATCAGAAAATGGGAATCGGAAAAAAACTTGTTGAAGAAACAAAAAAAGCAACACCGAAGGCAAAACTCATATTACTTTCTGCTCCGTCTGTAATTGATTACTACTCAAAGATCGGAATGAAAAAACATAATTACTGTTACTTTATTGATGACATTAGCGAATTGAAATAA
- a CDS encoding HU family DNA-binding protein, with the protein MAVKPMTKGQILDHMAKKTGVTKKLAGQFLDELVALSYKEAKKAFTIPGLGKLVVVNRKKRMGRNPATGETMVIPAKKVLKFRIAKAAKDAVLK; encoded by the coding sequence ATGGCAGTAAAACCAATGACCAAAGGCCAAATTCTTGACCACATGGCAAAGAAGACCGGTGTTACAAAAAAATTAGCTGGTCAGTTTTTAGATGAGCTCGTAGCTTTATCATACAAAGAAGCTAAGAAGGCATTCACAATACCTGGTTTAGGTAAATTAGTTGTTGTTAACCGAAAGAAAAGAATGGGAAGAAATCCTGCTACCGGTGAAACAATGGTTATCCCTGCAAAAAAAGTATTGAAATTCAGAATAGCTAAAGCAGCAAAAGATGCTGTTCTAAAATAA
- a CDS encoding putative porin: MYKRIAILFLMIQFYPAAQVVDSLESKVKIINDTVFTVQDSVLLNDSLLASVKKDLIIPLHSSTLSDKHFIISNNQITHNDYKYTGDYLRLFPFNFIKDLGFTGQPNETFLYGVGNSSISYLLDGISINKTFSNSFNLNMIQSEDIDSIEIIPLPRGFLYGADNNPVSINFITKDSVRLQPYSRLRYYQGANRNLMLDGSFDVHLMKRLIGSFSVTNRILDRTYKATDFSIWQGKFKLKYLLLNDINIIASYNITDYKAGYSGGVNVDSILSLGKNPDNIMYDFRTAPVLYPDGKISVLTHLPRLRVLAAPVNWLKTDASVFYFYNDYDKKTNDREYAETKTFGFNINNKINHGVFNLDINLDYEKSKISATDTITQIPLSYLLKQNFNNLSAAVAFSLNIDSVAIPSIFYKISKNSLDYSRFDQQENIEKLSNGVGIDVLFNLKKSLAVYIGASYLRPDKTSSSGFSFIEAGLKYCSDIFTGEVKYFLNEYTYSKYMWNHIFSSGNLNGFSGSIKLNYNVFLLESSLSFYSANNNHTINVPDFQTQTGLYYKSILFKDNLNLKTGFVFYYTGKNKVFTYENGLLEVPSSYKLDFTLVGEIQKTAIVYFTLENVFDNDFYITPYYPMPERNIRFGVAWEMFN, encoded by the coding sequence ATGTATAAAAGAATTGCAATCCTTTTTTTGATGATTCAGTTTTATCCGGCTGCACAAGTTGTTGATTCTCTTGAATCAAAAGTTAAAATAATAAATGATACTGTTTTTACTGTTCAGGATTCAGTTTTATTAAATGATTCTCTGCTTGCTTCTGTCAAGAAGGATTTAATTATTCCTTTACACTCTTCAACATTATCTGACAAACATTTTATTATCAGTAATAACCAGATTACTCACAATGATTATAAATATACCGGGGATTACCTGAGATTATTCCCTTTTAACTTTATAAAAGATTTGGGATTTACCGGGCAGCCTAATGAAACTTTTCTTTATGGAGTTGGCAATAGTTCTATCAGCTATTTGTTGGATGGAATATCAATAAATAAAACTTTTTCAAATTCGTTTAACTTGAATATGATTCAAAGTGAAGATATTGATTCGATTGAAATTATTCCGCTGCCAAGAGGATTTTTATATGGTGCAGATAATAATCCGGTTAGTATAAATTTTATAACAAAAGATTCTGTAAGACTTCAGCCTTATTCAAGATTAAGATATTATCAGGGCGCAAACCGCAATCTGATGCTCGATGGCAGCTTTGATGTCCATTTAATGAAAAGATTAATTGGCTCATTCTCAGTTACAAACAGAATACTTGACAGAACTTATAAGGCAACCGATTTCTCAATATGGCAGGGAAAGTTTAAACTTAAATATCTTTTATTAAACGATATTAACATTATAGCTTCATACAACATAACAGATTACAAAGCCGGTTACAGCGGCGGAGTTAATGTTGATAGTATTTTATCTCTAGGGAAAAATCCAGATAACATAATGTATGACTTCCGTACTGCACCTGTGTTGTATCCTGATGGAAAAATAAGTGTGTTAACCCATTTACCGAGATTAAGAGTTTTAGCAGCTCCGGTTAACTGGCTAAAGACAGATGCAAGTGTTTTTTATTTTTATAATGATTATGATAAAAAGACAAATGATAGAGAATATGCAGAGACTAAAACTTTTGGTTTTAATATCAACAATAAAATTAATCACGGTGTGTTTAATCTTGATATAAATCTTGATTATGAAAAAAGTAAAATCTCAGCAACTGATACAATTACACAAATCCCATTAAGTTATCTGCTAAAACAAAATTTTAACAACCTATCCGCCGCAGTTGCTTTTTCCTTAAATATTGACAGCGTAGCTATTCCATCTATATTTTATAAAATATCTAAAAACAGTTTAGATTATTCGAGGTTTGATCAACAAGAAAACATAGAAAAATTAAGTAATGGTGTTGGTATAGATGTGTTGTTTAACTTAAAGAAATCTTTAGCTGTTTATATAGGGGCTTCATATTTAAGACCGGATAAGACATCTTCTTCAGGGTTTTCGTTTATTGAAGCGGGGTTAAAATATTGTTCAGATATTTTTACAGGCGAAGTTAAATACTTCCTGAATGAATATACTTATTCAAAGTATATGTGGAATCATATTTTCAGCTCTGGAAACTTAAATGGATTTTCCGGAAGTATTAAACTTAATTATAATGTTTTTCTTCTTGAATCATCTTTATCTTTTTACTCTGCAAACAATAATCACACTATAAATGTTCCCGACTTTCAAACGCAAACCGGATTATATTATAAAAGCATTTTATTTAAAGATAATCTTAACCTTAAGACTGGTTTTGTTTTTTATTACACTGGTAAGAATAAAGTCTTCACTTATGAAAATGGTTTACTTGAAGTTCCATCATCATATAAGCTTGATTTTACACTTGTTGGTGAGATCCAAAAAACTGCAATAGTGTATTTTACTTTAGAGAATGTGTTTGATAATGATTTTTATATAACGCCTTACTATCCAATGCCTGAAAGAAACATAAGATTTGGTGTAGCCTGGGAAATGTTTAATTAA
- a CDS encoding response regulator codes for MKALIIDDERLARTELIRLLEPFKEIEVIGEAVNADDAHNKISELNPDVIFLDIQMPGKNGFELLEELDNVPKVIFTTAYDEYALKAFEFNALDYLLKPIEPSRLAESIKKLIEGRRKEKSHTLAQEILTADDQVFVRDGDKCWFVKLEKVRLLESEGNYVRLFFDDNKPLILRTLNYLDERLDNKSFFRASRKHIINLKWVESIEPWLNGGLLAKLKGGHKIEVSRRQAVKFKEMLSL; via the coding sequence ATGAAAGCATTAATAATTGATGACGAAAGATTAGCAAGAACTGAATTAATCAGATTATTAGAGCCATTTAAAGAAATTGAAGTAATCGGCGAAGCAGTAAACGCAGATGATGCACACAATAAAATATCAGAACTTAACCCCGATGTTATTTTTCTGGATATTCAGATGCCGGGTAAAAATGGATTTGAGCTTCTGGAGGAACTTGATAATGTACCAAAAGTTATTTTCACTACGGCTTATGATGAATATGCCTTAAAGGCTTTTGAGTTTAATGCACTTGATTACCTCTTAAAACCAATCGAACCATCACGGCTTGCAGAATCAATAAAAAAACTTATTGAGGGAAGACGAAAAGAAAAATCACACACTCTTGCTCAGGAAATCCTTACTGCCGATGATCAGGTTTTTGTTAGAGACGGAGATAAATGCTGGTTTGTAAAATTAGAAAAAGTGAGATTGCTTGAATCTGAAGGTAATTATGTAAGGTTATTTTTTGATGACAATAAACCACTTATACTACGCACATTAAATTATCTTGATGAAAGATTAGATAACAAGTCGTTTTTCCGTGCAAGCAGAAAACATATTATAAATCTTAAATGGGTTGAGAGTATCGAGCCATGGCTAAACGGCGGATTATTGGCTAAGCTTAAAGGTGGACATAAAATCGAAGTTTCAAGAAGACAGGCTGTTAAGTTTAAAGAGATGCTGAGTTTGTAG